A region of Gracilinanus agilis isolate LMUSP501 chromosome 3, AgileGrace, whole genome shotgun sequence DNA encodes the following proteins:
- the SLC40A1 gene encoding solute carrier family 40 member 1, which produces MTRTNDQNTRGGCCGSFKEYVTSAKFLLYLGHSLSTWGDRMWHFAVSVFLVELYGNSLLLTAVYGLVVAGSVLVLGAIIGDWVDKNPRLKVAQTSLVVQNVSVIVCGIILMMVFLHKIDLMTMYNGWILTSCYILIISIANIANLASTATGITIQRDWIVVVAGDDRSKLADMNATIRRIDQLNNILAPMAVGQIMTFGSPVIGCGFIAGWNLVSMCVEYFLLWKVYQKTPALALKALPKADETELKQLNLQKDIESKAQEGSHLMGEKDPKKYEFENEKEPGCASQIAEPFRTFRDGWISYYNQSVFLAGMGLSFLYMTVLGFDCITTGYAYTQGLSGSVLSLLMAASAITGIMGTVAFTKLRQRCGLVRTGVISGISQMACLTLCVISVFMPGSPLDLSVSPFEDIRTRLIQSEELRQIVPTERPETSFSTGMHNLLNESYPTKGYPEMSPKPVSLISVSLLFAGVIAARIGLWAFDLTVTQLLQENVIESERGIINGVQNSMNYLLDLIHFIMVILAPNPEAFGLLVLISVSFVVMGHMMYFRYAQKTLGNQLFVCCSDTKTVSSEAENNVSVV; this is translated from the exons ATGACCCGGACAAATGACCAAAACACTCGTGGAGGATGCTGTG GATCCTTTAAAGAGTATGTTACCTCTGCAAAATTTCTTCTCTACCTTGGTCATTCTCTATCCACCTGG ggAGATCGGATGTGGCATTTTGCAGTATCTGTGTTTCTTGTTGAACTCTATGGAAACAGCCTGCTCTTAACAGCTGTCTATGGACTGGTGGTGGCAGGCTCTGTTCTGGTTCTGGGAGCCATCATTGGAGATTGGGTAGACAAGAATCCAAGACTGAAAG TGGCTCAGACTTCTTTGGTTGTGCAGAATGTTTCAGTCATTGTGTGTGGCATCATCCTGATGATGGTTTTCTTACATAAAATTGACCTTATGACCATGTATAATGGATGGATTCTT ACTTCCTGTTATATCCTGATCATCAGTATTGCAAATATTGCAAATTTGGCCAGCACTGCTACTGGGATCACAATTCAGAGAGACTGGATTGTTGTTGTTGCAGGGGATGACAGAAGCAAATTAGCAG ATATGAATGCTACAATAAGAAGAATCGACCAGTTAAATAATATTCTGGCCCCAATGGCTGTTGGTCAGATAATGACATTTGGCTCTCCAGTGATTGGCTGTGGGTTCATTGCTGGATGGAATTTGGTCTCCATGTGTGTGGAGTACTTCTTACTTTGGAAAGTTTATCAGAAAACTCCAGCTCTGGCTTTGAAAGCCCTTCCAAAAGCAGATGAAACcgaactgaaacaattgaatttACAGAAAG ATATTGAGTCAAAAGCCCAGGAGGGATCCCATCTGATGGGTGAAAAAGATCCTAAGAAGTATGAGTTTGAGAACGAAAAAGAGCCTGGTTGTGCTTCCCAGATAGCAGAACCTTTCCGTACTTTCCGTGATGGATGGATCTCATACTACAACCAATCAGTGTTTTTGGCTGGCATgggtctttctttcctttatatgaCTGTCCTGGGCTTTGACTGTATCACTACTGGCTACGCTTACACTCAGGGTCTGAGTGGCTCAGTACTCAGTCTTCTCATGGCAGCCTCAGCCATCACTGGTATTATGGGAACAGTGGCTTTCACCAAACTACGTCAAAGGTGTGGCCTGGTTCGAACAGGTGTGATCTCTGGAATAAGCCAGATGGCCTGTTTGACCCTGTGTGTGATCTCTGTTTTCATGCCTGGAAGTCCTTTGGATTTATCAGTTTCTCCCTTTGAAGACATCCGTACTAGATTAATTCAAAGTGAGGAATTGCGCCAAATAGTACCTACAGAAAGACCTGAAACTTCCTTCTCAACTGGAATGCACAACTTACTAAATGAGTCTTATCCTACTAAGGGATACCCAGAAATGAGTCCTAAGCCTGTGTCTTTAATCTCTGTCAGTCTGCTCTTTGCAGGGGTCATTGCTGCTAGAATTG GTCTTTGGGCCTTTGATTTGACTGTGACACAGTTGCTGCAAGAAAACGTAATAGAATCGGAACGAGGCATTATAAATGGTGTACAGAATTCTATGAACTATCTTCTAGATCTTATTCATTTCATCATGGTCATCTTGGCTCCCAATCCTGAAGCTTTTGGTTTACTTGTATTGATTTCAGTCTCTTTTGTGGTAATGGGCCATATGATGTATTTCCGCTATGCCCAGAAAACTCTGGGAAATCAGCTCTTTGTTTGTTGTTCTGATACAAAAACAGTCTCCAGTGAAGCAGAAAATAATGTGTCTGTTGTATAG